One Ricinus communis isolate WT05 ecotype wild-type chromosome 1, ASM1957865v1, whole genome shotgun sequence DNA window includes the following coding sequences:
- the LOC8268794 gene encoding cytochrome P450 71B10 → MASLWQLSLLLLFPLLFFFLKRKLQAKTRIKNHPPGPPSLPIIGNFHQLGVLPHQSLWQHSKKYGPVMLVKLGRVPTVIISSSGAAKELFKTHDLNSCSRPLLTGSGKLSYNYLDIAFTPYGDYWRDMRKLCVLELFSAKRVQSFQFIREQEVSLLIDSISKSSSSCPVDLSEKAMTLTANIICRAAFGKSFQERGLNHERFQEAIHEGLAMLGSFSAADFFPYVGWIVDRITGLHARLERNFQEFDTFYQKIIDDHIQKGRKDGSQQVEDIIDVLLELEKSHREEFGAFQFSKDHIKAILMNIFLAGVDTGAITLAWAMTELIRNPRVMKKAQEEIRSCIGDKRKVSEIDIEKFGYLKIVLKETLRIHPPSVLLIPRETMAQFSINGYDIYPKTRIQVNVWAMGRDPKIWKNPQEFYPERFLDSSIDYKGMNYELLPFGGGRRGCPGITMGMTTVELALANLLFYFDWKLPYNMKIEDINMEEAPGLTIHKKEPLLLVPTIYQPVSKN, encoded by the exons ATGGCTTCTCTTTGGCaactttctcttcttttactaTTCCCTctgttatttttcttcttgaaaaggaaactacaagctaagaCTCGTATAAAGAATCATCCCCCAGGCCCTCCTAGCCTTCCAATTATCGGCAATTTTCACCAACTTGGAGTATTGCCTCATCAATCTTTGTGGCAACATTCTAAGAAATACGGTCCTGTCATGCTCGTAAAACTTGGTCGTGTTCCTACTGTTATCATTTCTTCTTCAGGAGCAGCAAAGGAACTCTTCAAAACTCATGATCTGAACAGTTGTAGCAGACCTCTTTTGACTGGTAGCGGAAAGCTATCTTACAACTATCTTGATATAGCTTTTACACCTTATGGAGATTACTGGAGAGATATGAGAAAGCTTTGTGTTCTTGAACTCTTTAGTGCTAAAAGAGTGCAGTCTTTTCAATTCATTAGAGAACAAGAGGTGTCTTTGCTAATTGATTCCATTTCtaaatcttcttcttcttgtcctGTAGATCTGAGTGAAAAAGCTATGACCCTTACTGCTAATATAATATGTAGAGCAGCTTTTGGCAAAAGTTTccaagaaagaggattaaacCATGAAAGATTTCAAGAAGCAATTCATGAAGGTTTGGCTATGTTGGGGAGTTTTTCTGCAGCTGATTTCTTCCCTTATGTAGGTTGGATTGTTGATAGAATAACTGGTCTCCATGCAAGACTCGAAAGAAACTTTCAAGAATTTGATACTTTCTATCAGAAGATCATTGATGATCACATccaaaaaggaagaaaagacgGGAGTCAACAAGTAGAAGATATTATTGATGTTTTGCTTGAACTGGAAAAATCTCACCGTGAAGAATTTGGAGCTTTTCAATTTTCCAAAGATCATATTAAAGCTATTCTTATG AATATTTTCTTGGCTGGAGTGGACACTGGAGCAATAACCTTAGCATGGGCTATGACAGAACTTATTAGAAACCCAAGAGTGATGAAAAAAGCAcaagaagaaataagaagtTGCATCggagataaaagaaaagtatctGAAATTGACATTGAAAAGTTTGGatacttaaaaatagtattgAAAGAAACTTTGAGAATACACCCACCAAGTGTGCTACTAATTCCAAGGGAAACTATGGCACAATTCAGCATCAATGGGTATGATATTTATCCCAAAACTCGAATTCAAGTAAATGTATGGGCGATGGGAAGAGATCCAAAAATATGGAAGAACCCTCAAGAGTTTTATCCTgagagattcttagacagttcTATTGATTATAAAGGGATGAATTATGAACTGTTACCATTTGGTGGTGGAAGGAGAGGCTGCCCCGGTATAACTATGGGAATGACCACTGTAGAACTTGCACTTGCaaatcttttgttttattttgattggaAATTGCCTTATAATATGAAGATAGAAGATATCAACATGGAAGAAGCACCTGGTCTTACTATCCATAAAAAAGAACCTCTATTGCTTGTGCCAACTATATACCAACCAGTGTCAAAAAACTGA
- the LOC125370019 gene encoding uncharacterized acetyltransferase At3g50280-like, with product NKRRKRKVLSSSDVSLILLQYIQKGLLFPNPEPSQVENLIQHLKTSLSRTLDFFFPLAGRLATAQQDDTTICYFIDCNNAGAHFVHAVAESVTVSDILEPVYVPPSVHSFFPLNGEGVSKPLLAIQVTELADGVFIGFAVNHVVADGTAFWNFINSWSEISRVSDQISELPVFEHWFRGAESYCPISLPLAINKTDDESTPPQFRERILHFGKETIGRLKAKANAEAGTDRISSLQSILAHVWRSVIRNKQLDPSQETTFRLPIEVRSRMLQSKLPKGYFGNAFLIGKVNSQVRELLDEQQGLGYAALQMNKAIACYMEDNIRNDIESWIKSPNLGTVSALSKNALSVGNSPRFNVYGNDFGWGRPIAVRSGLGNKFDGKIIVFPGAKEGNIDLQICLNPEVMHAMENDPEFLGAFS from the coding sequence aataaaaggagaaaaagaaaggtattaagCTCAAGTGATGTCAGCCTCATCCTGCTTCAATACATCCAAAAGGGGCTTCTCTTCCCCAACCCTGAACCATCGCAAGTGGAAAACTTAATACAGCACTTGAAAACCTCACTTTCTCGAACACTTGAtttcttctttcctcttgCAGGCCGCCTAGCAACCGCCCAACAGGACGATACAACCATCTGTTACTTTATTGATTGCAATAATGCTGGAGCCCATTTTGTTCATGCTGTAGCTGAAAGTGTCACCGTTTCTGATATCCTTGAACCCGTCTACGTTCCTCCGAGCGTTCACTCTTTTTTTCCTCTGAACGGCGAGGGTGTTTCGAAACCATTGCTTGCAATTCAAGTTACAGAGCTAGCCGATGGAGTCTTTATAGGCTTCGCTGTCAACCATGTAGTTGCTGATGGCACAGCGTTCTGGAATTTCATCAATTCTTGGTCAGAGATATCTCGTGTTTCGGATCAGATATCCGAACTTCCTGTCTTCGAACATTGGTTTCGTGGTGCCGAAAGCTACTGCCCCATCAGTTTGCCTCTCGCAATCAACAAAACTGATGATGAGTCCACCCCACCACAGTTCCGAGAGAGAATATTGCATTTCGGCAAGGAAACTATTGGGAGGCTGAAAGCAAAAGCAAATGCAGAGGCGGGAACTGACAGGATTTCCTCTCTCCAATCAATCTTGGCTCATGTTTGGCGATCTGTAATTCGAAACAAACAACTCGACCCTAGTCAAGAAACAACTTTCCGCCTGCCAATTGAAGTTAGATCAAGAATGCTGCAGTCAAAATTACCGAAAGGTTATTTTGGAAATGCATTTCTGATTGGGAAAGTGAATTCGCAAGTAAGAGAGCTGCTAGATGAGCAGCAGGGACTTGGGTACGCAGCGCTACAGATGAACAAGGCCATTGCATGTTACATGGAAGACAATATAAGGAACGACATAGAATCCTGGATAAAGAGTCCTAATCTAGGAACCGTAAGTGCACTTTCAAAAAATGCTTTAAGCGTAGGCAATTCGCCTCGGTTCAATGTTTATGGTAATGATTTCGGTTGGGGAAGACCAATTGCAGTAAGAAGTGGGCTTGGGAACAAGTTTGACGGGAAAATAATTGTATTTCCAGGAGCTAAAGAAGGCAATATAGATCTTCAAATTTGCCTTAATCCTGAGGTTATGCATGCTATGGAAAATGACCCAGAGTTCCTAGGTGCATTTTCCTGA
- the LOC8268793 gene encoding molybdopterin synthase catalytic subunit, whose protein sequence is MMGSEEKTLVEILEENNPIDLAKYINYVSAPQAGAIATFSGTTRDTFEGKTVVELRYEAYVPMAIRQLKSICSSARLSWNIHSIAVAHRLGSVPVGETSVFVAVSAVHRTDALDACKFAIDELKASVPIWKKEVYSNGEVWKENSEFMERRLEIGKPEGGCCRKKVEVETHSAKSCCGAKVKVSEGTEETAG, encoded by the coding sequence ATGATGGGAAGTGAAGAAAAAACTCTAGTTGAAATCTTAGAGGAGAATAACCCTATTGATCTTGCCAAATACATTAACTATGTCAGTGCTCCACAAGCTGGTGCTATTGCAACATTTTCGGGCACGACGCGTGATACCTTTGAAGGCAAGACAGTTGTTGAACTAAGATACGAAGCGTATGTACCAATGGCGATACGCCAGCTCAAATCCATATGCTCGTCTGCTAGATTATCGTGGAATATCCACTCTATCGCTGTGGCACACCGCCTGGGATCAGTTCCAGTTGGAGAAACTAGTGTCTTTGTTGCTGTATCAGCTGTTCATCGAACTGATGCTTTGGATGCTTGTAAGTTTGCTATCGATGAGTTGAAGGCATCTGTTCCAATATGGAAGAAGGAGGTTTATTCCAATGGGGAGGTTTGGAAGGAGAATTCTGAGTTTATGGAGAGGAGGCTGGAGATAGGGAAGCCCGAAGGAGGTTGCTGCAGAAAAAAAGTTGAGGTTGAGACACATAGTGCAAAGTCCTGCTGTGGAGCTAAGGTCAAAGTCAGTGAAGGGACTGAAGAAACTGCTggttaa
- the LOC8268792 gene encoding G2/mitotic-specific cyclin S13-7 translates to MASKAVVPRQQLRGEVKQKNFVADGRNNRRVLQDIGNLVNDRAGLGKKPITDAGNIKAPVAVKAALKKVAEKHVPETVIVISSDEESENAKPVSRRISKEGSSRKEVKTLTSILTARSKAACGLARKPESSLVNIDASDVDNELAVVEYVDDIYKYYKLTEADGMVHDYMNVQPDINAKMRSILVDWLIEVHRKFELMPETLYLTINIIDRFLAVKAVPRRELQLVGISSMLIACKYEEIWAPEVNDFICISDNAYIREQVLAMEKAILGKLEWYLTVPTPYVFLVRYIKASAPADKEMENMVFFLAELGLMQYPVVIKYSSSLIAASAVYAARSTLDKIPFWTDTLNHHTGYTEDMLVECAKLLVKFHSAAAENKLKAVHKKFSSADRGAVALLSPAKSLSD, encoded by the exons ATGGCGTCAAAAGCTGTTGTTCCTCGTCAGCAGCTTAGAG GGGAAGTCAAGCAGAAGAACTTTGTAGCAGATGGAAGGAATAATAGAAGAGTACTTCAAGATATTGGTAATTTGGTGAATGATCGTGCTGGGCTAGGAAAG AAACCAATCACTGATGCTGGTAATATAAAGGCCCCTGTGGCAGTAAAGGCAGCACTAAAGAAGGTTGCTGAGAAGCATGTACCTGAGACAGTGATTGTGATAAGCTCTGATGAAGAAAGTGAAAATGCTAAACCTGTTAGCAGAAGAATATCAAAGGAAGGGTCTTCAAGGAAGGAAGTCAAAACCCTTACTTCAATCTTAACTGCTAGAAGCAAG GCTGCCTGTGGACTTGCCAGAAAGCCAGAAAGTTCACTGGTGAATATAGATGCAAGTGATGTGGATAATGAGTTGGCTGTGGTTgaatatgttgatgatatctACAAGTACTACAAGCTAACAGAA GCTGATGGCATGGTTCATGACTACATGAATGTGCAGCCAGACATTAATGCAAAGATGAGATCAATTCTTGTGGACTGGTTGATTGAAGTTCATcgcaaattcgaacttatgcCTGAAACCTTGTATCTGacgataaatataattgatcgATTTCTAGCTGTGAAGGCTGTACCAAGGAGGGAACTTCAATTGGTTGGCATCAGCTCAATGCTCATTGCTTGCAAGTATGAAGAGATATGGGCACCGGAG GTTAATGACTTCATTTGCATATCAGATAATGCCTATATCAGAGAACAGGTTCTGGCAATGGAGAAAGCTATCTTGGGAAAGTTGGAATGGTATTTAACTGTTCCTACACCATATGTCTTCCTTGTTAGATACATCAAAGCTTCTGCTCCAGCTGATAAGGAG ATGGAGAATATGGTGTTTTTCCTGGCTGAACTTGGTCTGATGCAATATCCAGTTGTAATCAAGTACTCCTCCTCACTGATTGCTGCATCTGCTGTGTATGCTGCTCGTTCTACCCTCGATAAGATCCCATTTTGGACAGATACTCTAAACCATCACACAGGATACACTGAAGATATGCTAGT GGAATGTGCAAAGCTTCTGGTTAAATTTCACTCTGCAGCTGCTGAAAACAAGCTCAAGGCAGTGCATAAGAAATTCTCCAGTGCAGATCGTGGAGCTGTGGCTCTTCTTAGCCCAGCCAAAAGCCTTTCTGATTGA
- the LOC8268815 gene encoding F-box/kelch-repeat protein At5g26960 → MSESCNSRHFSWLMKSCFPNPHDTCNSLSPNPIHTITITAAASATTLSSFPDDLLLECLSRVPSPSLPSISLVCRRWSSLLRSPSFLSLRRLHNLLHPTIFAFSSSNSTLFAASLRFNDNLWKVISYLPFQLDYILHSGLTSIGPRIYILCRNGLLFCYDTWTATFSPKSSFTCPRKKFATAVVGGKLYVAGGASRAAAAVEEYDPDTDTWTVVSHAPRKRFGCIGAAFDGVFYVIGGLKIGNASGVHGNELSRAATARAEAHLYASSMDLYDVEARMWLRSRAVPGGGCVVAACATASGYVYILASHAVELSFWRFDARRQGSSGGGGFGEWCRIKSPPLPAQVRLDSTVRFSCVGVEDKVVLIQVAGCIDDLLRRSGRNVRGLREGLVLIYDCADGEWSRGPDLPEVIRRAACVTVEC, encoded by the coding sequence ATGTCTGAAAGCTGCAACTCTCGCCACTTCTCATGGCTAATGAAATCATGCTTCCCAAACCCACACGACACTTGCAATTCCCTTTCTCCGAATCCAATCCATACAATCACTATCACTGCTGCTGCTTCTGCTACCACTCTCTCCTCCTTCCCTGATGACCTTCTTTTAGAATGTCTTTCTAGAGTACCATCGCCTTCTCTCCCTTCCATCTCCCTCGTCTGCCGCCGCTGGTCTTCCCTCCTCCGCTCcccttcttttctctctctccgCCGCCTCCACAACCTCCTTCACCCCACAATATTCGCCTTCTCCTCTTCCAACTCTACCCTTTTCGCCGCCTCTCTTCGCTTCAATGATAATCTCTGGAAAGTTATTTCGTATCTCCCCTTCCAATTGGATTACATTCTTCACTCTGGACTCACTTCTATTGGCCCCAGAATCTATATTCTTTGTCGTAATGGACTGTTATTCTGTTACGATACTTGGACTGCCACTTTTTCACCCAAATCTTCCTTCACTTGTCCGCGGAAAAAGTTCGCCACAGCTGTGGTCGGTGGGAAACTCTACGTTGCTGGTGGTGCTTCACGCGCCGCTGCTGCAGTTGAGGAGTATGATCCGGATACTGATACATGGACTGTGGTCAGTCACGCCCCCAGGAAGAGATTTGGGTGCATTGGTGCAGCTTTCGATGGTGTGTTCTATGTAATTGGAGGACTTAAAATTGGAAATGCAAGTGGTGTTCATGGAAATGAACTATCACGCGCTGCCACAGCCAGAGCGGAGGCTCACTTGTATGCAAGCTCTATGGATTTATATGACGTGGAAGCGCGCATGTGGCTTAGAAGTAGGGCAGTTCCAGGTGGTGGCTGCGTGGTGGCAGCCTGTGCCACGGCATCTGGGTACGTGTATATTTTAGCAAGCCATGCGGTGGAGCTATCGTTTTGGAGATTCGACGCGCGAAGACAAGGAAGTAGTGGGGGCGGTGGGTTCGGAGAGTGGTGTAGAATAAAGAGTCCCCCACTACCAGCGCAAGTTAGACTGGACAGTACAGTTAGATTCAGCTGCGTCGGAGTGGAAGACAAGGTGGTGCTAATTCAAGTGGCCGGATGCATTGATGATTTATTGAGAAGGAGCGGAAGAAACGTAAGGGGCTTAAGGGAAGGGCTGGTTCTGATTTACGACTGTGCAGATGGAGAGTGGAGCAGAGGCCCTGATCTTCCCGAGGTAATTCGACGCGCCGCCTGCGTGACTGTGGAATGCTAA